One window of Jannaschia sp. CCS1 genomic DNA carries:
- a CDS encoding helix-turn-helix transcriptional regulator has translation MRAARLLQILLILQNRGRQTSVQLGEELEVAPRTILRDVDAMSEAGLPIIVHQGNRGGIELGFNYRTRLTGLAKEEAQALGLILGAANPMIATLGLSQPAAQARAKLVESLPDKTRDHVAAMMAQFKLVADDPVDDPRIRALGLAIQAQTEVRIRFASRSEQLIHPVVLEMRGPQWRVRDGSTDSWIAMTDWGRINISAKRFASAKVD, from the coding sequence ATGCGCGCCGCACGATTGTTGCAGATCCTGCTCATTCTCCAGAACCGGGGTCGTCAGACGTCAGTGCAATTGGGGGAGGAGTTGGAGGTTGCCCCGCGCACAATCCTGCGCGACGTCGACGCGATGTCTGAGGCGGGACTGCCGATCATTGTGCACCAAGGAAATCGGGGCGGCATCGAGCTTGGGTTCAATTATCGCACGCGGTTGACCGGTCTGGCGAAGGAGGAAGCCCAGGCCCTGGGGCTTATTCTGGGGGCGGCAAACCCGATGATTGCAACCCTGGGGTTGTCGCAACCGGCCGCGCAGGCGCGCGCGAAACTGGTGGAAAGCCTGCCCGACAAGACCCGCGACCATGTCGCCGCCATGATGGCGCAGTTCAAATTGGTGGCGGACGATCCGGTGGATGATCCCAGGATCAGGGCGCTCGGGTTGGCCATTCAGGCCCAAACGGAGGTCCGGATTCGGTTCGCGTCAAGGTCTGAGCAGCTGATCCACCCCGTGGTCCTTGAGATGCGAGGCCCGCAATGGCGGGTGCGCGACGGGAGCACAGACTCGTGGATCGCGATGACGGATTGGGGGCGGATCAACATATCGGCGAAACGGTTTGCCTCTGCGAAAGTCGATTGA
- the pstA gene encoding phosphate ABC transporter permease PstA, with amino-acid sequence MTDTSPDHSPPRDGRLNRSLFASDARTAKRNRAERRFRVYGMAAVGVGILALIVLLASILGNGLSAFKQTYISYPLVLSEDRLDPDGNRDPAEMARVTTFGYLPVLALSLEAFLEAEGIEHEMGGRELAAMLSEEAPAQVRAMVLANPDLLGQTIDAEILLGGRIDGFFKGRVTMESAERDRNVSVNQLLLAQALAERGEVVIRFNWDFITWPDASGSRPEAAGLGVAIIGSLYMMIVVLVLALPIGVAASIYLEEFAPKNRLTDVIEVNISNLAAVPSIVYGILGLAVFINFMEFNQSSPLVGGLVLTLMTLPTIIIATRASLRAVPPSIRQAALGLGASKMQSVFHHVLPLAMPGILTGTIIGLAQALGETAPLLLIGMVAFVREYPDLVSTHSNAFPLMGDGATALPVQVYSWTQRSDPAFVERASGAIIVLLLFLLAMNAIAILLRRRFERRW; translated from the coding sequence TTGACCGATACATCACCTGATCATTCGCCACCTCGCGACGGGCGGCTCAACCGCTCGCTCTTTGCCAGCGATGCCCGCACCGCAAAACGCAATCGGGCGGAGCGGCGGTTTCGTGTCTACGGCATGGCCGCTGTGGGTGTCGGTATCCTCGCGCTGATCGTGCTGCTGGCCTCCATCCTTGGCAATGGCCTAAGCGCGTTCAAGCAAACCTATATCAGCTATCCCCTGGTGCTGTCGGAGGATCGACTGGATCCCGATGGCAACCGCGATCCGGCCGAGATGGCGCGGGTCACGACCTTCGGCTATCTGCCGGTTTTGGCCCTGTCGCTGGAGGCCTTCCTGGAGGCCGAGGGCATCGAACATGAGATGGGCGGTCGGGAATTGGCCGCCATGCTGTCGGAGGAGGCCCCCGCACAGGTCCGCGCGATGGTGCTGGCAAACCCTGATCTCTTAGGGCAGACCATTGACGCAGAGATCCTGTTGGGCGGCCGCATTGACGGCTTCTTCAAGGGCCGTGTCACGATGGAATCGGCAGAGCGCGACCGCAACGTCAGCGTCAATCAACTGCTCCTCGCCCAAGCCTTGGCGGAGCGGGGGGAGGTTGTGATCCGCTTCAACTGGGACTTCATCACCTGGCCCGATGCCTCCGGCTCTCGGCCCGAAGCGGCGGGTCTGGGTGTGGCGATCATCGGCTCGCTCTACATGATGATCGTGGTGCTTGTGCTGGCGCTGCCCATCGGTGTCGCCGCCTCGATCTATCTGGAAGAATTCGCGCCAAAAAACCGCCTGACAGATGTGATTGAGGTCAACATCTCCAACCTCGCGGCTGTGCCGTCCATCGTCTACGGCATCCTGGGCTTGGCCGTCTTCATCAATTTCATGGAGTTCAACCAATCCTCGCCTCTTGTGGGCGGCCTGGTCCTGACCCTCATGACGCTGCCCACGATCATCATCGCCACCCGTGCGTCCCTGCGCGCCGTCCCCCCCAGCATCCGGCAAGCGGCGCTTGGCCTTGGCGCGTCCAAGATGCAATCGGTGTTCCACCACGTCCTGCCCCTCGCCATGCCCGGCATTCTGACCGGCACGATCATCGGCCTCGCGCAAGCCTTGGGCGAAACCGCGCCGCTTCTGCTGATCGGCATGGTGGCCTTCGTGCGCGAATACCCGGACCTCGTCTCAACCCATTCCAACGCCTTTCCCTTGATGGGCGATGGCGCGACCGCGCTTCCGGTGCAGGTCTACAGCTGGACCCAGCGCAGTGACCCGGCCTTTGTGGAGCGGGCCTCCGGCGCGATCATCGTGCTTCTGCTGTTCCTTCTGGCCATGAACGCCATCGCCATCCTTCTGCGCCGCCGATTTGAACGGAGGTGGTAG
- a CDS encoding RidA family protein produces MIERIDPGIRSSKIVKHNGVVYLTGQVGEGADITEQTVECLARVDALLEQAGSSREHMLQVTIWLADMADFAAMNEVWNAWVPQGHAPARACGEAKLARDVLKVEMIVTAAVA; encoded by the coding sequence ATGATTGAACGGATAGACCCGGGCATACGCTCGTCGAAGATCGTGAAACACAATGGCGTGGTCTATCTGACCGGCCAGGTCGGCGAGGGCGCTGATATCACCGAGCAGACCGTCGAATGCCTGGCCCGTGTCGATGCGCTGCTGGAGCAGGCTGGGTCCTCACGGGAACATATGTTGCAGGTCACGATCTGGCTGGCTGACATGGCCGACTTCGCCGCGATGAATGAGGTTTGGAACGCCTGGGTGCCCCAGGGCCATGCACCGGCGCGCGCCTGCGGTGAAGCCAAACTGGCCCGAGATGTTCTGAAAGTGGAAATGATCGTCACGGCGGCCGTGGCATGA
- the pstB gene encoding phosphate ABC transporter ATP-binding protein PstB, whose amino-acid sequence MKDMSMSNPTESAAVTDMKMQARGVDVFYGAGASARSADDMAADKSVTHAIKEVDVDIADKTVTAFIGPSGCGKSTFLRVLNRMNDTIDGCRMTGKVTLEGEDIYDPKVDPVQLRAKVGMVFQKPNPFPKSIFDNVAYGPRIHGLARNKADLSDIVEKSLRRAAIWEEVKDRLDAPGTGLSGGQQQRLCIARAVATSPEVLLMDEPCSALDPIATAQVEELIDELRTRFSVVIVTHSMQQAARVSQKTAFFHLGNLVEFDETDKIFTNPSDPRTESYITGRIG is encoded by the coding sequence ATGAAAGATATGAGTATGAGCAACCCAACCGAAAGTGCCGCCGTGACGGATATGAAAATGCAAGCGCGCGGCGTGGATGTGTTCTACGGGGCAGGGGCCTCGGCCCGGTCCGCGGATGATATGGCCGCTGACAAATCCGTCACCCATGCGATCAAGGAGGTCGACGTCGACATTGCCGACAAGACCGTGACGGCCTTTATCGGCCCGTCGGGCTGCGGCAAATCCACCTTCCTGCGCGTGCTGAACCGGATGAATGACACCATCGACGGTTGCCGCATGACCGGCAAGGTCACGCTGGAGGGCGAAGACATCTACGACCCGAAGGTGGACCCAGTCCAACTGCGCGCCAAGGTGGGCATGGTGTTCCAGAAACCCAACCCGTTTCCCAAGTCGATTTTCGACAACGTCGCCTATGGTCCCCGCATCCATGGGCTTGCGCGCAACAAGGCGGATCTGTCTGACATCGTCGAGAAATCCCTGCGCCGTGCCGCGATCTGGGAGGAGGTCAAGGACCGCCTCGATGCGCCGGGGACGGGCCTTTCGGGCGGTCAGCAGCAGCGGCTCTGCATTGCCCGCGCCGTCGCCACCTCGCCCGAAGTCCTTCTGATGGATGAGCCGTGTTCCGCCCTCGACCCCATCGCCACTGCCCAGGTTGAGGAACTCATTGACGAGTTGCGCACGCGCTTTTCCGTCGTGATCGTCACCCATTCCATGCAGCAGGCGGCGCGGGTCAGCCAGAAGACCGCGTTCTTCCACCTCGGCAACCTCGTGGAATTTGACGAGACCGACAAGATTTTCACCAACCCCAGCGATCCCCGCACGGAAAGCTACATTACGGGCCGGATTGGATAA
- the phoB gene encoding phosphate regulon transcriptional regulator PhoB, giving the protein MAGEPLVLVVEDEPAQREVLAYNIRAEGFDVVTAAAGDEALVAVRETPPDVIVLDWMLPHVSGIEVCRQLKMGSETKKIPVIMLSARSEDTDKVRGLETGADDYITKPYSVAELLARLRTQLRRVRPSTVAERLEYEDIAIDLTEHRVYRGGDTLSLGPTEFRLLSAFMERPGRVWSREQLLDRVWGRDIYVDSRTVDVHVGRLRKALKVGEAGDPIRTVRGAGYALG; this is encoded by the coding sequence ATGGCCGGTGAACCCCTTGTTCTGGTGGTGGAGGATGAGCCCGCGCAGCGCGAGGTTTTGGCCTATAACATCCGGGCCGAGGGCTTTGACGTCGTGACCGCCGCGGCGGGCGATGAGGCGCTGGTAGCGGTGCGCGAAACACCCCCCGATGTGATCGTGCTGGACTGGATGCTGCCCCATGTCTCAGGGATTGAGGTTTGCCGCCAACTGAAGATGGGGTCCGAGACCAAGAAGATCCCGGTCATCATGCTGTCGGCGCGGTCCGAGGACACGGACAAGGTGAGGGGTCTTGAGACCGGCGCGGATGACTACATCACCAAGCCGTATTCCGTGGCCGAATTGCTCGCCCGCCTGCGCACGCAGTTGCGCCGTGTGCGCCCCTCCACTGTCGCGGAGCGTTTGGAATATGAAGACATCGCCATCGACCTGACCGAACACCGCGTCTATCGCGGCGGCGATACGCTGTCCCTTGGCCCTACAGAGTTTCGCCTGCTTAGCGCGTTCATGGAACGTCCGGGCCGCGTGTGGTCGCGGGAGCAATTGCTGGATCGGGTCTGGGGCCGGGACATCTACGTCGATAGCCGCACGGTCGATGTCCATGTGGGTCGCCTGCGCAAGGCCCTGAAGGTTGGGGAGGCCGGTGATCCCATCCGCACCGTGCGCGGGGCTGGCTACGCTTTAGGTTAA
- a CDS encoding helix-turn-helix transcriptional regulator, producing MKHLRPYLEMTTVEDLWSHHTKTLASYGFDRVFYGFNAFRGAGLYDNPEDALLLTNMPTDYVEAYVDGGMFRDGVMMRWATENVGAASWRDVYMAMANDAPSKGELAMRAMNEKHDITAGYTISFPMAIKNANAGIGMAVKKGMGQDEADAIWREHGEDIETICHVAHLCILQLPATGQRKLLTPRQSEVLELVADGKTMADIALLLERNVATIEKHLRGARDALGVETTAQAVRKASILNQIFRLDDRDDVTPRLPHMAGSVADRV from the coding sequence TTGAAACATCTCCGCCCCTATCTGGAAATGACCACGGTCGAAGACCTGTGGTCCCACCACACGAAAACCCTCGCAAGTTACGGATTTGACCGCGTTTTCTATGGCTTCAACGCCTTTCGCGGCGCGGGTCTGTATGACAACCCCGAAGACGCGTTGCTGCTGACCAACATGCCCACCGATTATGTCGAGGCCTATGTGGATGGTGGCATGTTCCGGGACGGCGTGATGATGCGGTGGGCCACGGAAAACGTTGGCGCGGCGTCCTGGCGGGATGTCTACATGGCGATGGCCAATGACGCCCCGTCCAAGGGCGAACTTGCCATGCGGGCGATGAACGAAAAGCATGATATTACAGCGGGTTACACGATCAGTTTCCCGATGGCGATCAAGAACGCGAATGCAGGCATCGGCATGGCCGTCAAGAAGGGTATGGGCCAGGATGAGGCCGACGCGATCTGGCGCGAGCATGGCGAAGATATCGAGACGATCTGCCATGTGGCGCATCTGTGCATTCTGCAATTGCCCGCGACCGGCCAGCGCAAGCTGCTGACCCCGCGTCAGTCAGAGGTGTTGGAACTGGTGGCCGACGGCAAGACCATGGCCGATATCGCCCTGCTGCTGGAGCGCAATGTGGCCACGATCGAAAAGCACCTGCGCGGCGCACGCGATGCGTTGGGCGTGGAGACGACAGCACAGGCGGTGCGCAAAGCCTCCATCCTCAACCAGATCTTCCGCCTCGATGATCGTGACGATGTTACCCCGCGCCTGCCCCATATGGCAGGCTCTGTGGCAGACCGCGTCTGA
- a CDS encoding SRPBCC domain-containing protein, whose translation MTAYETQIDISADPARVWKILTDDMPKSPKPYGILRFEGHIAPGATIKLWSDVSPNRAFALRVDTLTPPQTMVWTGGMPLGLFTGRRTFTLTPSDQGCTFHMREVFTGLLAPMITKSMPDLTPSFTKFAQTLKTTAEAS comes from the coding sequence ATGACAGCCTATGAGACCCAGATCGACATCTCCGCAGATCCGGCGCGGGTGTGGAAGATCCTGACGGACGACATGCCAAAATCACCCAAACCTTATGGCATCCTGCGGTTTGAAGGACACATTGCGCCCGGCGCAACGATCAAACTCTGGTCAGATGTGTCGCCAAACCGCGCCTTTGCCCTGAGGGTGGACACCCTCACGCCGCCTCAAACCATGGTCTGGACCGGGGGCATGCCACTGGGGCTGTTCACGGGCCGTCGCACATTCACGCTGACCCCGTCTGATCAAGGCTGCACGTTCCATATGCGGGAGGTTTTCACCGGCCTCCTCGCGCCGATGATCACGAAATCCATGCCGGATCTGACCCCCAGCTTCACCAAATTTGCACAAACCCTCAAAACAACGGCGGAGGCATCATGA
- a CDS encoding amidohydrolase family protein — protein sequence MTSDDLLPYGYIDAHHHVWAPDSHGDAIGYGWLRDIGAMKPFGDPTPIQRDYLMAEFLSEAPDAPRASVHVQTDGTLPDPVAETRFVQAQADATDHPVKIVGLADLGAEDLTGTLDRHAESRDFCGVRQIAARLDHRPDLTFAPQDYLADEQWVNGLKILEDRGLTFDLQIYPEQAEAALEALSATPALTVIIDHALCPYDPAKITQWQAAVALMAARDNTFIKLSGWGMYDAEWDLNGGVSVQPLVSHILERFGADRVMWGSNFPVEKLATRYETCRDVHLDMVPEDAHQDVFFNSAAKTYGLTLT from the coding sequence ATGACCTCTGACGATCTCCTGCCCTATGGGTACATCGACGCGCACCATCACGTTTGGGCCCCGGACAGCCATGGTGATGCGATTGGTTATGGCTGGTTGCGCGATATCGGCGCGATGAAACCGTTTGGGGATCCGACCCCGATCCAGCGCGACTACCTGATGGCGGAGTTTCTGTCAGAGGCCCCGGACGCGCCGCGCGCGAGTGTGCATGTGCAGACCGACGGGACGCTGCCGGACCCTGTGGCGGAGACGCGGTTCGTGCAGGCGCAGGCAGATGCCACCGATCATCCGGTGAAGATCGTCGGTCTGGCGGATCTCGGCGCAGAGGATCTGACCGGAACCCTGGACCGCCACGCCGAGAGCCGTGATTTCTGCGGCGTGCGGCAGATCGCGGCGCGGCTGGATCACAGGCCGGATCTGACCTTTGCGCCGCAGGACTATCTGGCCGATGAACAATGGGTTAACGGACTGAAAATCCTCGAAGATCGGGGGCTGACTTTTGACTTGCAGATTTACCCCGAACAGGCGGAGGCCGCGCTGGAGGCCCTGTCCGCGACCCCTGCCCTGACCGTCATCATCGACCATGCGCTGTGTCCCTATGATCCCGCAAAGATCACGCAATGGCAGGCCGCCGTGGCGCTTATGGCGGCGCGCGACAACACATTTATCAAGCTCAGCGGTTGGGGCATGTATGACGCGGAATGGGACCTGAACGGAGGGGTGTCCGTGCAGCCGCTGGTGTCCCATATTCTGGAAAGGTTCGGCGCGGATCGCGTCATGTGGGGCAGCAACTTCCCGGTGGAAAAGCTCGCGACGCGGTATGAGACCTGCCGCGATGTCCATCTGGACATGGTGCCTGAGGACGCGCATCAGGATGTGTTTTTCAATTCTGCAGCAAAGACTTACGGACTGACGTTAACCTAA
- a CDS encoding DUF6855 family protein, with protein sequence MTDVTYGSGTQEDPWVLKTPPLSSEFLVWKDEAQSPAALVVQVGKTRLSYQLRALEDAHGMLKAHGDWMPLGNADEGKPTKEGTLEHWARSGDNPVGGYYGLRKGYRGRFANYVAPTLELLGLVELEHNARNNRVRAL encoded by the coding sequence ATGACGGACGTTACCTATGGATCAGGCACGCAGGAGGACCCCTGGGTCCTGAAAACGCCGCCCCTGTCCTCTGAATTTCTGGTCTGGAAGGACGAGGCCCAGAGCCCGGCGGCGCTGGTTGTGCAGGTCGGAAAGACGCGGCTGTCCTATCAGCTGCGCGCCTTGGAGGATGCCCATGGGATGCTGAAAGCCCATGGTGATTGGATGCCCCTTGGCAATGCCGACGAAGGCAAGCCGACCAAGGAGGGCACGTTGGAGCATTGGGCGCGGTCCGGGGACAACCCGGTCGGTGGATATTACGGCTTGCGCAAGGGCTATCGCGGGCGCTTTGCCAACTATGTCGCCCCGACGCTGGAGTTGTTGGGATTGGTTGAGTTGGAGCACAACGCCCGAAACAATCGGGTGCGCGCGCTGTAA
- the aroQ gene encoding type II 3-dehydroquinate dehydratase translates to MKISVFNGPNLNALGTREPGIYGADTLADIEAACRTTAADLGVDLDFLQTNQEGALVDAFHAARDTSDGVVINAGAYTHTSIALRDAISATELPTVELHLSNTHAREAFRHHSMIAPVCVGLILGFGAYGYPLAVTALVQHLKQGNAP, encoded by the coding sequence ATGAAGATATCTGTTTTCAACGGGCCGAACCTGAACGCTCTCGGGACCCGGGAGCCGGGCATTTACGGTGCCGATACCCTGGCCGATATCGAGGCGGCCTGCCGCACCACCGCCGCTGATCTGGGCGTCGATCTTGATTTCCTGCAAACCAACCAAGAAGGCGCGCTGGTCGATGCCTTCCACGCCGCGCGCGACACGTCAGATGGCGTGGTGATCAATGCGGGCGCCTATACCCACACCTCCATCGCGTTGCGCGATGCGATCAGCGCTACCGAACTTCCCACGGTGGAGCTGCACCTATCCAACACCCACGCAAGGGAGGCCTTTCGACATCATTCGATGATCGCGCCGGTCTGCGTGGGCCTCATCCTGGGCTTCGGCGCGTATGGCTACCCCCTCGCCGTCACCGCGCTGGTCCAGCACCTCAAGCAAGGAAATGCGCCTTGA
- the phoU gene encoding phosphate signaling complex protein PhoU, translated as MPQSDHIVSAFDRDLEGIQDRIMRMGGLVEEAISLSATALQTGDIELAARVRKADKVIDALELEVNEEAARIIALRQPIASDLRTVLSIFRVSANLERIGDYAKNIAKRSQAVIELPSVPGDTTSLKRLARQVELMLKDALDAYIQKDAVLAEDVRQRDLEVDRLYSALFREYLTHMMEDPRHITACMHMHFMAKNIERMGDHVTSVAEQVIYLVTGEMPDEDRPKEDKTPYVQGA; from the coding sequence ATGCCACAGTCAGATCACATCGTCAGCGCCTTTGACCGCGACCTCGAAGGCATTCAGGACAGGATCATGCGCATGGGCGGGTTGGTGGAGGAGGCGATTTCGCTGTCTGCCACGGCGCTTCAGACCGGCGATATCGAGTTGGCGGCCCGCGTCCGCAAGGCCGACAAGGTCATCGACGCGCTGGAGTTGGAGGTGAATGAGGAGGCCGCCCGCATCATCGCGCTGCGCCAGCCCATCGCGTCCGACCTGCGTACCGTTCTGTCGATCTTCCGCGTCTCTGCCAATCTGGAGCGGATCGGGGATTATGCCAAGAACATCGCCAAACGGTCCCAGGCGGTGATTGAGTTGCCGTCCGTTCCCGGCGATACAACGTCGCTCAAGCGCCTTGCGCGGCAGGTGGAACTGATGCTGAAAGACGCTCTGGATGCCTATATTCAGAAGGATGCGGTTCTGGCCGAGGATGTGCGCCAACGCGACCTAGAAGTCGACCGCCTCTATTCCGCGCTGTTTCGGGAATATCTGACCCACATGATGGAAGATCCGCGCCACATCACCGCCTGCATGCACATGCATTTCATGGCCAAGAATATCGAGCGGATGGGCGACCACGTGACCTCCGTGGCCGAACAGGTCATATATCTGGTGACCGGCGAGATGCCGGACGAGGACCGCCCGAAAGAAGACAAGACCCCCTACGTGCAAGGGGCCTGA
- a CDS encoding propionyl-CoA synthetase, producing MDYKTIYATAATDPEAFWLEAARGIDWTTPPTMAFTPESGVYGRWFEGATGNTCYNAVDRHVAAGRGAQPAIIYDSPVTDTRRTLTYADLLDEVSTLGAVLQGMGVGQGDRVIIYMPMVAEAVVAMLACARIGAVHSVVFGGFAAAELATRIDDAGAVAVIAASCGIEPGRVIDYMSLVSEAIDIASNKPSGCLVLQRDIQPCDLTPDRDLDWADEMTRARVEGRRAPCAEVAATDPAYILYTSGTTGQPKGVVRDTGGHMVALHWTMENIYGVKPGEVFWAASDVGWVVGHSYICYAPLLAGCTTMVFEGKPIGTPDAGTFWRVIAEHDVSVLFTAPTAFRAIRGQDPEGDFLNHYNISSLRTLFLAGERSDPATLQWAEAQLGVPVIDHWWQTETGWAISAIPMGIEALPVKHGSPGVPMPGYDVQVLDDAGHPVPNGTLGNIVVKLPLPPSCLPTLWNAEERFLSSYLNEFPGYYATSDAGILDEDGYLHIMARTDDIINVAGHRLSTGAMEEVLAHHDAVAECAVVGKADALKGQVPLGFFVLKSGIAQDPDDIARELVKKVRDDIGAVAAFKLAVGVKRLPKTRSGKVLRGTMQKIADAQAYKMPAAIDDPAILDEIAEALTNKGLIG from the coding sequence ATGGACTACAAGACGATTTACGCCACCGCCGCGACAGACCCCGAGGCGTTCTGGCTGGAGGCCGCACGGGGCATTGACTGGACGACCCCGCCGACGATGGCATTCACGCCCGAATCCGGCGTCTATGGGCGCTGGTTTGAGGGGGCCACCGGCAATACCTGTTACAACGCCGTTGATCGCCATGTCGCGGCCGGGCGTGGTGCGCAGCCCGCGATCATCTACGACAGCCCGGTCACGGACACCCGGCGGACGCTGACCTATGCGGATCTGCTCGATGAGGTCTCAACTCTGGGCGCGGTTTTGCAGGGCATGGGCGTGGGGCAGGGGGATCGCGTCATCATCTATATGCCGATGGTGGCCGAGGCCGTTGTCGCCATGCTTGCCTGTGCGCGGATCGGTGCGGTGCATTCGGTTGTGTTCGGCGGGTTCGCCGCGGCCGAGCTGGCCACACGGATTGACGACGCGGGCGCGGTTGCGGTGATCGCCGCGTCCTGCGGGATTGAGCCGGGGCGGGTGATTGACTACATGAGCCTTGTGTCAGAAGCGATTGATATTGCATCGAATAAGCCATCCGGATGTTTGGTTCTCCAGCGCGATATTCAGCCCTGTGACTTGACCCCAGACCGCGACCTGGATTGGGCCGATGAGATGACGCGCGCCCGTGTCGAGGGCCGCCGCGCGCCCTGCGCTGAGGTCGCCGCCACGGACCCCGCCTATATCCTCTACACCTCCGGCACGACGGGCCAGCCCAAGGGCGTCGTGCGTGACACTGGCGGCCATATGGTGGCGCTGCACTGGACGATGGAAAACATCTACGGCGTCAAACCCGGCGAAGTCTTCTGGGCCGCCTCCGACGTCGGCTGGGTCGTGGGGCATTCCTACATCTGCTACGCGCCGCTTTTGGCGGGCTGCACCACAATGGTGTTTGAAGGCAAACCGATTGGCACGCCCGATGCCGGCACGTTCTGGCGGGTGATCGCGGAGCATGATGTCAGCGTGTTGTTCACCGCACCCACAGCCTTTCGCGCGATCCGTGGACAGGACCCTGAGGGCGACTTCCTCAATCATTACAACATCTCCAGCCTTCGGACGCTGTTCCTGGCGGGCGAACGCTCGGACCCCGCAACCTTGCAATGGGCGGAGGCGCAACTGGGCGTGCCGGTCATCGACCATTGGTGGCAGACCGAGACCGGATGGGCGATTTCCGCGATCCCGATGGGGATTGAGGCATTGCCGGTGAAGCACGGATCGCCCGGCGTTCCCATGCCCGGATATGACGTGCAGGTCCTCGATGATGCGGGCCACCCCGTGCCCAATGGCACACTCGGCAATATTGTCGTGAAACTGCCGCTGCCGCCGTCGTGCCTGCCAACGCTCTGGAATGCGGAAGAGCGGTTCCTCAGCTCCTACCTCAATGAATTTCCTGGATATTATGCGACGTCGGACGCCGGTATTCTGGACGAGGACGGCTACCTGCACATCATGGCGCGGACCGACGATATCATCAATGTTGCGGGTCACAGGCTGTCGACCGGCGCGATGGAGGAGGTGCTGGCGCACCATGACGCAGTCGCCGAATGTGCCGTCGTGGGCAAGGCTGATGCGCTGAAAGGCCAGGTTCCGTTGGGGTTCTTCGTCCTGAAATCCGGCATCGCCCAGGACCCCGACGACATCGCACGCGAGCTGGTGAAAAAGGTCCGCGACGACATTGGTGCTGTGGCCGCGTTCAAGCTGGCCGTGGGTGTGAAACGCTTGCCCAAGACACGCTCCGGCAAGGTCTTGCGTGGCACGATGCAGAAGATTGCAGATGCGCAGGCCTACAAGATGCCAGCGGCGATTGATGATCCGGCCATTCTGGATGAGATTGCTGAAGCGCTTACCAACAAAGGACTGATCGGATGA
- a CDS encoding rhodanese-like domain-containing protein gives MSLKITAAQMVAEARARIEEVETPDLIAQLTDPDVIVVDIRDIRERQKGLIPGSVHAPRGMIEFWVDTDSPYHKPVFAQEGKRYVFHCASGWRSALTVATLQDMGFAAAHLREGFSTWEAQGGPVGMPEPR, from the coding sequence ATGAGCCTGAAAATCACTGCCGCCCAAATGGTTGCCGAGGCCCGCGCCCGGATTGAAGAGGTCGAGACGCCGGATCTGATCGCGCAACTGACTGACCCGGATGTCATCGTCGTTGATATCCGCGACATCCGGGAGCGGCAGAAGGGCCTCATCCCGGGATCGGTCCACGCCCCGCGCGGGATGATCGAATTCTGGGTCGACACCGACAGCCCCTACCACAAGCCGGTCTTCGCGCAGGAGGGCAAGCGCTACGTCTTCCACTGCGCGTCCGGCTGGCGGTCGGCCCTGACGGTCGCGACGTTGCAGGATATGGGATTTGCGGCGGCCCATCTGCGCGAAGGGTTCTCCACCTGGGAGGCGCAAGGCGGGCCAGTGGGCATGCCAGAGCCGCGGTAG